Proteins from a genomic interval of Amycolatopsis sp. cg13:
- a CDS encoding helix-turn-helix domain-containing protein has protein sequence MGELGPADTNGILSLPWIRPERTSAGLGWDRIYLSKQRERPYRAEFGPARTHQLILHLAGPVTVRRGVGSPGERSRRIPAGGLFLQPSHQELSVELGGELDTLHVYLPDSAVQEAAGSDAPVRLADELGSVDPLLEQLVLALDSVVREWEPGARAYADQLGALVAAQLARQHRSGRSVPTATRSVEALTDRQFAQVRELMDERLAEPLGLAELAAAAGLSVSRFARRFKARTGLPPHRYLLRLRVDQAGLLLRTGTEPIADIAVRCGFSHQEHLTRVLRAHLGTTPAALRRDG, from the coding sequence GTGGGCGAGCTCGGGCCTGCCGACACGAACGGCATCCTTTCCCTGCCGTGGATCCGCCCGGAACGCACGAGCGCGGGTCTCGGCTGGGACCGGATCTACCTGTCCAAACAGCGCGAACGGCCGTATCGCGCGGAGTTCGGGCCCGCTCGCACGCACCAGCTGATCCTGCACCTCGCCGGTCCCGTCACCGTTCGCCGCGGTGTTGGGTCCCCTGGCGAGCGCAGTCGGCGGATCCCGGCGGGCGGGCTCTTTCTCCAGCCGTCGCACCAGGAACTGTCGGTGGAGCTCGGCGGCGAGCTGGACACGCTGCACGTGTACCTGCCGGATTCGGCGGTGCAGGAGGCCGCCGGATCGGACGCTCCGGTCCGGCTGGCCGACGAGCTCGGCAGCGTCGACCCGCTGCTCGAACAGCTCGTTCTCGCGCTCGACAGCGTCGTGCGGGAGTGGGAGCCGGGCGCGCGCGCGTACGCGGATCAACTCGGTGCGCTTGTCGCCGCGCAGCTCGCGCGTCAGCACCGGTCTGGGCGGAGCGTTCCCACAGCGACACGATCGGTCGAGGCACTGACGGACCGCCAGTTCGCCCAGGTGCGCGAGCTGATGGACGAACGCCTGGCCGAACCGCTCGGGCTGGCTGAGCTGGCCGCGGCGGCCGGGTTGAGCGTCAGCCGGTTCGCCCGCCGCTTCAAGGCGCGCACCGGGCTGCCGCCGCACCGGTACCTGTTGCGGTTGCGCGTGGATCAAGCCGGATTGCTGCTGCGCACCGGCACTGAGCCGATCGCCGACATCGCCGTGCGCTGCGGTTTCTCCCACCAGGAACACCTCACCCGAGTGCTGCGCGCCCACCTGGGCACCACGCCCGCCGCGCTTCGCCGGGACGGCTGA
- a CDS encoding NAD-dependent epimerase/dehydratase family protein: MPDQRVLITGSAGVVGTLMRPRLRREGRVLRLLDLAEQPAAKDGEAVEIVTGSVTDPEAMAAACAGADALIHLGGLSREASWDATLDVNINGTHTVLEAAREAGIRRVVLASSNHAVGFRRNADAGENGLPADSSTRPDTYYGVSKAAIEALGSLYASRFDMDVIVVRIGSCFETPLPLGIRGLTSWLSPDDGARLFEACLSAPSPGYRMIWGVSDNTRRVYSLAEAEALGYKSHDNAEVYADQLADKPAPTGAAAEYIGGPFCTAPLGVFNPL, from the coding sequence ATGCCAGACCAGCGTGTGCTGATCACCGGATCGGCCGGCGTCGTCGGCACCCTGATGCGGCCGCGGCTGCGCCGGGAAGGCCGGGTGCTGCGGCTGCTCGACCTCGCCGAGCAGCCCGCCGCCAAGGACGGCGAAGCGGTCGAGATCGTCACCGGTTCGGTCACCGACCCCGAAGCGATGGCCGCGGCCTGCGCGGGCGCGGACGCGTTGATCCACCTCGGCGGGCTCAGCCGCGAGGCGTCGTGGGACGCCACCCTCGACGTCAACATCAACGGCACGCACACCGTCCTCGAAGCCGCGCGAGAAGCCGGGATCCGCCGGGTCGTGCTCGCGTCGAGCAACCACGCCGTCGGTTTCCGCCGGAACGCCGACGCGGGCGAGAACGGCCTGCCCGCCGACTCCAGCACCCGGCCGGACACTTATTACGGCGTAAGCAAAGCCGCCATCGAAGCGCTCGGCAGCCTGTACGCGTCACGGTTCGACATGGACGTGATCGTCGTCCGGATCGGCTCATGCTTCGAGACTCCGTTGCCGCTCGGCATCCGCGGCCTGACCAGCTGGTTGTCGCCAGACGACGGGGCGCGGCTGTTCGAGGCCTGCTTGAGCGCGCCGTCGCCGGGCTACCGGATGATCTGGGGCGTCTCGGACAACACCCGCCGGGTCTACTCGCTCGCCGAGGCGGAGGCGCTGGGCTACAAGTCCCACGACAACGCCGAGGTCTACGCCGACCAGCTGGCGGACAAGCCCGCGCCGACCGGGGCGGCCGCCGAGTACATCGGCGGGCCGTTCTGCACCGCGCCGCTGGGCGTGTTCAACCCGCTCTGA
- a CDS encoding maleylacetate reductase and hydroxyquinol 1,2-dioxygenase domain-containing protein: MFTYTANPARVVFGSGTLAVVPDEVQRLEASRVLLVAGKSAATAADQTAQALGPLLAARFGEPTMHTPVEVTERALALVTEHSVDCVVAIGGGSATGLAKALALRTDIPQVIVPTTYAGSEMTPVVGQTENGRKTTQSSPKVLPEVVVYDVDLTLGLPVPTSLTSGVNAMAHAVEALYSAQANPIVDQFALESIRLLAAALPRIAADPSDVDARTDALRAAWLAGSCLGSVGMGLHHKLCHTLGGSFGLPHAETHTIVLPHAMAYNAPNAVDAMRRIAEALGAPDAPTAVFDLIASLPVPHSLAEIGLAEGDLAKAAELATAAPYPNPRELTRDGIEDLLRHAWSGARPAPAEGTPPDLRGLTQEVVDSFASTPDPRLRELLSELVRTLHSYVVRTDLTQEEWEYAIGFLTRTGQISSDTRQEFILLSDTLGVSSVVDVLTNSRTPDTTPSAVLGPFYVEGPPETEQGADLAEGLPGTPLWTDVQVTEPDGTPVPDAVVDVWQSNEDGFYDVQLPDLDGPVLRARFRTDAEGRLRFWTIVPSAYPIPDDGPVGQMLTAVERHPFRAPHVHFMIAKPGYRTLVTQLFVRGGEYLDSDTVFGVKDGLIVDFAEQTGPAPDGREPWRRLDFTFRISPETSHDQL, translated from the coding sequence ATGTTCACCTACACCGCCAACCCGGCCCGGGTCGTGTTCGGCAGCGGCACGCTCGCCGTCGTCCCCGACGAGGTGCAGCGGCTCGAGGCCAGCCGGGTGCTGCTGGTGGCCGGAAAGTCTGCCGCGACGGCGGCCGATCAGACGGCTCAGGCGCTCGGCCCGCTGCTCGCCGCCCGCTTCGGCGAGCCCACCATGCACACGCCGGTCGAGGTCACCGAACGCGCGCTCGCGCTGGTCACCGAACATTCGGTGGACTGCGTCGTCGCGATCGGCGGCGGGTCGGCGACCGGGCTGGCCAAGGCACTCGCGCTGCGCACCGACATCCCTCAGGTCATCGTGCCGACCACCTACGCCGGGTCCGAGATGACGCCGGTCGTCGGCCAGACCGAGAACGGCCGCAAGACCACCCAGTCGTCGCCCAAGGTGCTGCCCGAGGTGGTCGTCTACGACGTCGACCTCACGCTCGGCCTGCCCGTGCCGACCTCGCTGACCAGCGGTGTCAACGCGATGGCGCACGCGGTCGAGGCGCTCTATTCGGCGCAGGCCAACCCGATCGTCGACCAGTTCGCCCTGGAATCGATCCGGCTGCTCGCCGCCGCGCTGCCGCGGATCGCCGCCGATCCGTCCGATGTGGACGCTCGAACCGACGCGTTGCGCGCCGCGTGGCTGGCCGGTTCGTGCCTGGGTTCGGTCGGGATGGGTTTGCACCACAAGCTGTGCCACACTCTCGGCGGCAGTTTCGGTTTGCCGCACGCGGAAACGCACACGATCGTCCTTCCGCACGCCATGGCGTACAACGCGCCGAACGCTGTCGACGCGATGCGGCGGATCGCCGAAGCGCTCGGTGCGCCCGATGCCCCGACGGCGGTATTCGACCTGATCGCCAGCCTGCCGGTACCGCATTCGCTGGCCGAAATCGGTCTGGCCGAAGGAGATCTCGCCAAGGCCGCCGAGCTGGCCACCGCCGCGCCATACCCGAATCCACGCGAACTCACCCGGGACGGCATCGAAGATTTGCTGCGACACGCGTGGTCTGGCGCCCGTCCGGCACCCGCTGAAGGCACACCCCCGGATCTGCGCGGGCTCACCCAGGAGGTCGTGGACAGTTTCGCCAGCACGCCGGATCCAAGGCTGCGCGAACTGCTGTCCGAGCTGGTCCGCACGCTGCATTCCTATGTCGTGCGCACCGATCTCACGCAGGAGGAATGGGAGTACGCGATCGGCTTCCTCACCCGCACCGGGCAGATCAGTTCGGACACGCGCCAGGAGTTCATTCTGCTGTCGGACACCCTCGGCGTCTCGAGCGTGGTCGACGTGCTCACGAACTCGCGCACGCCGGACACCACGCCGTCGGCGGTTCTGGGTCCGTTCTACGTCGAGGGCCCGCCGGAAACCGAGCAGGGCGCGGATCTCGCCGAAGGACTGCCCGGAACTCCGCTGTGGACGGATGTCCAGGTGACCGAACCGGACGGAACCCCGGTGCCGGACGCGGTCGTGGACGTCTGGCAGTCCAATGAGGACGGTTTCTACGACGTCCAGCTGCCCGATCTGGACGGTCCGGTGCTGCGCGCCCGGTTCCGCACCGACGCCGAGGGCAGGCTGCGGTTCTGGACGATCGTGCCGTCTGCGTATCCGATTCCGGACGACGGACCGGTCGGCCAGATGCTCACCGCCGTCGAGCGCCATCCGTTCCGCGCGCCGCACGTGCACTTCATGATCGCCAAACCCGGCTATCGCACGCTCGTGACCCAGCTGTTCGTCCGCGGCGGCGAGTACCTCGATTCGGACACTGTGTTCGGCGTGAAAGACGGCCTGATCGTCGACTTCGCCGAGCAGACCGGCCCCGCGCCGGACGGGCGCGAACCCTGGCGCCGTCTCGATTTCACCTTCCGCATCTCCCCGGAGACCAGCCATGACCAGTTATGA
- a CDS encoding FAD-dependent oxidoreductase — MTSYDTDVLVVGSGPAGGSAALLLATYGVRTVLATKYGWTAHTPRAHITNQRTMEVLRDLGLEDQALAQGTPPELMGDTVLCTSLAGEEIGRIASWGTADRSATEYASASPCHMIDLPQTYLEPILVTNAAAHGAKLRLDTEFLDFTQDADGVTARLLDRVRGDEFTLRARYLIGADGARSRVAEQAGLPIDGQSGKAGSMNITFTADLSEYVAHRPSVLYWVMRPGAHLGGIGMGLVRMVRPWNEWLLTWGYDIAQPPPEVDGAEATRIVRDLVGDPDLPVEITSTSLWTVNHSYATQYSSGRVFCAGDAVHRHPPSNGLGSNTSVQDAYNLAWKLAMVVRGEAGEGLLDSYSAERAPVGKQIVDRANLSRDQFGPIFAALGVDGDTDSDAITAGLAACTASTEDGALRRKRLQEAIELKNYEFNAHGVEMDQRYVSSAVIPDGAEIEAVRDPELYHRPTTTPGAKLPHVWLVGPDGRRVSTLDLVGRGRWTVLTGLTGGAWRDAAAKADADLGLGLRVVTVGSSEARDSYGDWARISGIEEDGCLLIRPDGYIAWRHSAAGTGLLEALRSLLDR; from the coding sequence ATGACCAGTTATGACACCGATGTCCTCGTGGTCGGCAGCGGCCCGGCGGGCGGTTCCGCCGCGCTGCTGCTCGCGACCTACGGCGTCCGCACCGTGCTCGCGACCAAATACGGCTGGACGGCGCACACGCCCCGCGCGCACATCACCAACCAGCGCACGATGGAGGTCCTGCGCGACCTCGGACTCGAAGACCAGGCGCTCGCGCAGGGCACTCCCCCGGAGCTGATGGGCGACACCGTGCTGTGCACGTCGCTCGCCGGGGAAGAGATCGGCCGGATCGCCAGCTGGGGCACCGCCGATCGCTCCGCGACCGAATACGCGTCGGCGAGCCCGTGCCACATGATCGACCTGCCCCAGACTTATCTGGAACCGATCCTGGTCACGAACGCCGCCGCGCACGGAGCGAAACTGCGACTGGACACGGAATTCCTCGACTTCACCCAGGACGCCGACGGCGTGACCGCGCGCTTGCTGGACCGGGTTCGCGGCGACGAGTTCACCCTGCGCGCCCGCTATCTGATCGGCGCGGACGGCGCCCGCAGCCGCGTCGCCGAGCAGGCCGGGCTGCCCATCGACGGCCAGTCCGGCAAGGCCGGCAGCATGAACATCACCTTCACCGCGGACCTTTCCGAGTACGTCGCCCACCGGCCGAGCGTGCTGTACTGGGTGATGCGGCCGGGCGCGCACCTCGGCGGCATCGGAATGGGCTTAGTGCGGATGGTGCGGCCGTGGAACGAATGGCTGCTGACCTGGGGTTACGACATCGCGCAGCCACCGCCCGAAGTGGACGGTGCGGAGGCGACACGGATCGTGCGGGATCTCGTCGGCGATCCGGACCTGCCGGTGGAGATCACGTCGACTTCACTGTGGACGGTCAACCACAGCTACGCCACGCAGTACTCGTCCGGCCGCGTTTTCTGCGCGGGAGACGCGGTGCACCGGCATCCGCCGTCCAACGGGCTCGGGTCCAATACCTCGGTGCAGGACGCGTACAACCTGGCGTGGAAGCTCGCGATGGTCGTCCGCGGCGAGGCTGGCGAAGGACTCCTCGACAGTTACAGCGCCGAGCGAGCGCCGGTCGGGAAGCAGATTGTGGACCGGGCGAACCTCAGCCGGGATCAGTTCGGGCCGATCTTCGCCGCGCTCGGCGTCGACGGGGACACTGATTCGGATGCCATCACGGCTGGTCTCGCTGCCTGCACCGCCTCCACTGAGGACGGAGCGCTGCGGCGGAAGCGGTTGCAGGAAGCAATTGAACTGAAGAACTACGAGTTCAACGCGCACGGCGTGGAGATGGATCAGCGGTACGTCTCTTCGGCAGTCATCCCGGATGGCGCCGAGATTGAGGCGGTAAGGGATCCTGAGCTGTACCACCGGCCCACGACCACACCGGGTGCCAAACTGCCGCACGTCTGGCTCGTCGGGCCCGACGGTCGTCGAGTGTCCACATTGGATCTAGTCGGCCGCGGCCGGTGGACTGTCCTCACTGGACTCACCGGCGGCGCCTGGCGCGACGCCGCCGCGAAAGCCGATGCGGACCTCGGGCTGGGCTTAAGGGTCGTGACCGTCGGTTCATCCGAGGCCCGCGATTCCTATGGAGACTGGGCGCGCATCAGCGGTATCGAGGAAGACGGCTGCCTCCTCATCCGGCCGGACGGCTACATCGCTTGGCGGCACTCCGCCGCCGGAACAGGGCTGCTGGAAGCACTTCGCAGTCTCCTCGACCGCTAG